The nucleotide window GACCACGTGCTGGCCGCCGGCGGCGACGTGCGGCTGCCGGCGCTGCGCCAGCTGGTGGTCGGCAGCGAAGTCGTGCAGCCAGGCAGCGTGCGGGCATGGCAGGCCCGCTTCGGCATGCGGGTGGCCATCGCGAACGCCTACGGGCCCGTCGAAGCGACCGTCACGGCCACGGCGGAACAGTTGCCGATGCTGCCGCCCGGCGCCGCGCGCGTGCCGATCGGGCGGCCCCTGGCCGGTACCACCGTGCGCCTGCTCGATGCCGCCGGCAAGCCGGTGGCGCCGGGCGAACCGGGCGAACTGCATATCGGCGGCGCGCGCCTGGCGCGCGGCTACCTGAACCGGCCTGACCTGACCGCCGAACGCTTCGTGCATGTGGATGGCGAGCGCCTGTACCGCACCGGGGACCTGGCCGCGCAACTGCCGGATGGCAGCCTGGATTTCCTCGGCCGCATCGACGGCCAGCTGAAGGTGCACGGCCAGCGGGTCGAACCGGGCGACGTGGAAGCCTGCCTGGTGCGCCACCCCGGCGTGGGCGCCGCGCTGGTGGTGGCGGATGAAGCGCTGGGCCAGCTGCTGGCCTACGTCACGCCGGCCGATGGCGCGACCGCGCCGGATCCCGCCGAGCTGCAGTCGCTGGCGCGCGCCGCGCTGCCGCCGTACATGGTGCCGGCGGCCTACGTGCGGCTGGCAACCCTGCCACTCACGGCGAACGGCAAGCTCGACCGGAATGCGCTGCCGGCGCCCGATGCCGCGGCCTTCCCGGCACAGGACTACGACGCGCCGCAGGGCGAGGCCGAGCGGGAACTGGCGGCGCTGTGGTGCGCGCTGCTGAAATTGCCCCGCGTGGGCCGGCACGAGGATTTCTTCGCACTGGGGGGCGACGCGCCTACCGCGCTCGGGCTGGTGGAACTGCTGCGCGACCGGGGCCATGCCATCGACATGCGCACCTTCTGCCACCGGCCGACGCTGGCTACCCTGGCCGCGTTGCCTGCCGCTTCCTCGCCATCCCCCGGCCCGCATGCCGCCGCCACCGGCCACGACTTCTTCCGCACCATGCTCGACGGCTGGACCGTGCCGCCCGCCCCGTTCGGCCTCGATGGCGCCGCCGTGCCGGAACTGTCGCGGCGCCACGTCGATCCGGCGCTGGCGCTGCGCCTGCGCGCCGCGGCGCGGCAGCGCGGGCTGATGCCGGCCAGCCTGTTCCACCTGGCGTGGGCATGCGTGCTGGCGCGCGGCACCGGCCAGCGCGATGTCGTGTTCACGACCGCGCTGCCGGCCTGCCACACCGCCACCGGCATCGGCGAGTGCATGCTGCCGCTGCGGGTCATGCTGGATGACACCGGCGCGGCCGATGCGCTGCACCGCATGCACCAGCTTGTCGCCACGCTGGTCGACCACCGCCATGCGCCCCACGCCGCTGCGACCGGCGCGGCGGCCCTGCTCCATTACCGGCATGCCGGTGCCGAGGCGCCGCCGCAACCCGGCTACCCGCTGGCGCTGGCGGTGGACGACCTGGGCGACGGCTTCCGGCTGACCGCGCGATGCGCCGCAAGCGCCGGCCCGGCGCGCATCTGCGACTTCATGCTGTGCGCGCTGGCGGCCCTGGCCGACGCGCTGGAGCACGCACCCGCCACCCCGGTGACGGCACTCGACGTGCTGCCGCCGGCGGAACGCGCGCAACTGCTGCGCTGGGCCGGGACGGTCGACTTCCCGGACCGCGGCTGCCTGCATCGCCAGGTCGAGGCGGCAGCCGCGCGGGCGCCGGGCGCCGTCGCGCTGTCCGGCGACGGTGCCGCCGTCACGTATGCCGCGCTGAACGACGAAGCCAACCGGCTGGCCCACCACCTGCAGGCGCTGGGCGTGGGGCCGGACGTGCCCGTGGCGCTGTGCATGCCGGCGGGCACCGCCCTGGTGGTGGCTGCGCTGGGCGTGCTGAAAGCCGGCGGCGCCTGCGTGCCGATCGATGCCGCGGCCGGTGCCGCGCACACCGGCGCGGTGCTGGCCGATACCCGCGCCACCATCCTGCTGACGGTGCGGGAGGTGCCCGCCCCGGCCAGCATCGCCACCGTGCTGCGGCTGGACGGGCCGGGTCCGTGGCAATCGATGCCGCGCGCCAACCCGGCGTCGGCGGTGGGGCCGGCGCACCTGGCCTGGATCGTCCGTGGCGACGGCGGCGCCAGCGTGGCATTGGAGCACCGTAACCTCACCCGGCTGTTCGATGCCGCGGCGCGCTGGATCGATGCCAGCCCGGCCGATGCCTGGGCAGTGTGCGCGTCGCCGGCCGCCGACCTGTTCCTGTGGGAGCTGTGGGGTGCGCTGGTGTCGGGGGCCCGCGCCGTCATCGTGGCCGCGCGGGAACGCACGCCGGCCGCAATCGCCCGCCTGGTGCGCGAC belongs to Pseudoduganella albidiflava and includes:
- a CDS encoding non-ribosomal peptide synthetase, which produces MTSSLSPCIHRRFERQAALAPHAIALQGPDGSVTYADLNAAANRLARHLQRRGARPGALVALCLERGAALVTAMLAVLKTGAAYLPVDPAYPAARIAFMLADADPAVTVTRQDCAGMLCPRVAALWLDSAPWAAEDDANLPRDVDAGSLAYVIYTSGSTGQPKGVLVEHRQLASHVDAFAALAGLSPRDRVLQFAAPAFDVLAEEVWPTLLHGATLVLRDPGPADALAAFTRQVEARRITVLNLPASFWHPWCDHVLAAGGDVRLPALRQLVVGSEVVQPGSVRAWQARFGMRVAIANAYGPVEATVTATAEQLPMLPPGAARVPIGRPLAGTTVRLLDAAGKPVAPGEPGELHIGGARLARGYLNRPDLTAERFVHVDGERLYRTGDLAAQLPDGSLDFLGRIDGQLKVHGQRVEPGDVEACLVRHPGVGAALVVADEALGQLLAYVTPADGATAPDPAELQSLARAALPPYMVPAAYVRLATLPLTANGKLDRNALPAPDAAAFPAQDYDAPQGEAERELAALWCALLKLPRVGRHEDFFALGGDAPTALGLVELLRDRGHAIDMRTFCHRPTLATLAALPAASSPSPGPHAAATGHDFFRTMLDGWTVPPAPFGLDGAAVPELSRRHVDPALALRLRAAARQRGLMPASLFHLAWACVLARGTGQRDVVFTTALPACHTATGIGECMLPLRVMLDDTGAADALHRMHQLVATLVDHRHAPHAAATGAAALLHYRHAGAEAPPQPGYPLALAVDDLGDGFRLTARCAASAGPARICDFMLCALAALADALEHAPATPVTALDVLPPAERAQLLRWAGTVDFPDRGCLHRQVEAAAARAPGAVALSGDGAAVTYAALNDEANRLAHHLQALGVGPDVPVALCMPAGTALVVAALGVLKAGGACVPIDAAAGAAHTGAVLADTRATILLTVREVPAPASIATVLRLDGPGPWQSMPRANPASAVGPAHLAWIVRGDGGASVALEHRNLTRLFDAAARWIDASPADAWAVCASPAADLFLWELWGALVSGARAVIVAARERTPAAIARLVRDERVTILTREGHAFDGIDSPWLRYVIVRGEAAAGPSSAPHAAPGGGPRLLAMRGSAETGVYLTCRASGPAGAAQAAGTIGQPLPDMAAYVLDAHGEPAPLGVMGELHAGGAGLARGYLHRPDLTAARFATHPLVPGGRLFRTGQAARWTASGMLDDDGPAAGRLAMDEPAGAAEYTAAHETAAASRAGTALVTAPARSASSAPSAPSTAPPKAPDLPPSPASAAIPAPRQRAAHDLSLNAGRHAGPRAQACWPALPN